One genomic segment of Pelagerythrobacter marensis includes these proteins:
- a CDS encoding TrbG/VirB9 family P-type conjugative transfer protein, translating into MNRVALSALALAVLASSPVLAQDSRLVEQLYDPARVVTIEGRTKVQATIQFGEDELIENVAIGDSEAWQVTPNKRANLLFIKPLSPTAKTNMTVVTNKHTYLFDLVASPRANPLYVLRFTYPEEPEDEEPMLAQGPNAVEMAAASDPYAVVDPAELNFAWDGQGDRGLLPERTYDDGNATFLTWPAGRSVPAILVKDHEGTEGPVNFTVRGDTIVVDGVPREIVLRSGNDSAILTNTGPVRPETSRGQAALAQARENR; encoded by the coding sequence ATGAACCGCGTGGCCCTATCCGCGCTCGCTCTCGCAGTACTGGCTTCCTCGCCCGTGCTGGCGCAGGATTCCCGTCTGGTCGAACAGCTATACGATCCCGCGCGAGTGGTGACGATCGAAGGCCGGACCAAAGTCCAGGCCACGATCCAGTTCGGCGAAGACGAATTGATCGAAAATGTCGCCATCGGCGATTCCGAAGCCTGGCAGGTCACGCCCAACAAGCGTGCGAACCTGTTGTTTATCAAGCCGCTTTCGCCGACCGCCAAGACCAATATGACGGTGGTAACGAACAAGCATACATATCTGTTCGATCTGGTGGCCAGCCCACGGGCCAATCCGCTTTACGTCCTGCGCTTCACCTATCCCGAAGAGCCGGAGGACGAAGAACCGATGTTGGCCCAGGGTCCGAACGCGGTCGAGATGGCGGCGGCGAGCGATCCTTATGCCGTCGTCGACCCGGCGGAACTCAACTTCGCGTGGGACGGGCAGGGCGATCGGGGCCTCTTGCCCGAACGGACGTATGACGATGGCAATGCGACTTTCCTGACATGGCCTGCCGGTCGCTCGGTCCCGGCCATTCTGGTCAAGGACCACGAGGGGACGGAGGGGCCGGTCAACTTCACCGTGCGCGGCGATACGATCGTCGTCGACGGGGTTCCGCGCGAAATCGTGCTGCGCTCGGGCAATGACAGTGCAATTTTGACCAACACCGGGCCGGTACGGCCCGAAACGTCGCGCGGCCAGGCCGCGCTGGCTCAGGCAAGGGAGAACAGGTGA
- a CDS encoding type IV secretion system protein, with protein MSAACQSAAAEAGNGVAAALRAVDCTAGEFTAQAFGRLFAPGGALTSVLTIALTLFVALFAIALLMGRTNLGVRSLTPRMITLGLVVTFATSWVAYQSVVWNLAIGAPDWLATVLAGSDGSATEVFAQKIDVVFIAVQQATEGQEDIGAFSPAGILWMGAMLFLLGTVGVLVTARIGLAVLVALGPIFVVMALFNGTRGLFTGWLKGVVMLALTPLFAVLGGGVMLELAVPILATLSASPGQVEPQAAMAFFLIGAVHVALMIMVIKVAGTMVAGWKVFGLAQQDAPERGERAATAAPAQSSAPAARQVAPAAVSHSSARRVAVAAVPATVAANDTGPSSIATRETRVVTSSGNAQVQPLSPSQSRTSGIGSRFRAPQKRTSEKSK; from the coding sequence ATGAGCGCTGCCTGCCAGAGCGCCGCCGCGGAAGCCGGCAATGGGGTCGCCGCTGCGTTGCGCGCGGTGGACTGTACTGCCGGCGAGTTCACGGCGCAGGCATTCGGCCGGCTGTTCGCGCCGGGCGGAGCGCTGACTTCCGTCCTGACGATCGCCCTGACGCTGTTCGTGGCGCTGTTCGCCATCGCGCTGCTGATGGGGCGCACGAACCTGGGCGTAAGGTCGCTTACGCCGCGGATGATCACTTTGGGTCTGGTGGTGACGTTCGCCACCAGCTGGGTCGCTTATCAAAGCGTGGTGTGGAACCTGGCGATCGGCGCGCCGGACTGGCTCGCCACCGTTCTGGCGGGCTCCGACGGTTCGGCGACCGAGGTGTTCGCGCAGAAGATCGACGTCGTGTTCATCGCCGTGCAGCAGGCGACCGAGGGGCAGGAGGACATTGGCGCCTTTTCGCCCGCGGGTATTCTGTGGATGGGGGCGATGCTGTTCCTTCTGGGCACTGTCGGTGTACTGGTGACGGCGCGGATCGGGCTGGCGGTGCTGGTCGCGCTGGGCCCGATCTTCGTCGTCATGGCGCTGTTCAACGGCACTCGCGGCCTGTTCACCGGCTGGTTGAAGGGTGTCGTCATGCTGGCGCTGACCCCATTGTTCGCAGTGCTCGGCGGCGGTGTGATGCTGGAACTGGCCGTGCCTATCCTCGCCACGCTCTCGGCCAGCCCGGGCCAGGTCGAGCCGCAGGCCGCGATGGCCTTCTTCCTGATCGGTGCGGTGCATGTTGCGCTGATGATCATGGTGATCAAGGTCGCAGGCACCATGGTGGCCGGCTGGAAGGTATTTGGCCTGGCACAGCAGGACGCACCAGAACGGGGCGAACGCGCGGCCACAGCCGCGCCGGCGCAGTCGTCGGCACCGGCTGCACGGCAGGTGGCTCCGGCGGCAGTCTCGCACTCGTCCGCACGGCGCGTGGCAGTCGCCGCAGTGCCCGCGACCGTCGCCGCCAACGATACCGGGCCGTCCTCCATCGCGACGCGCGAAACGCGGGTCGTCACATCGTCGGGCAATGCGCAGGTGCAGCCGCTCAGCCCGTCGCAGTCGCGCACGAGCGGAATCGGCAGTCGTTTCCGCGCACCGCAGAAAAGAACTTCGGAGAAGTCGAAATGA
- a CDS encoding VirB4 family type IV secretion/conjugal transfer ATPase: MSNWIGAAAWSAKEARAGDRLPYARLIDESTALLRDGSVMTALQVPGLLFETEDSDALNAHAATREVVLRSTLDARFVMYHHVVRRRVEVELDAEFDDPLSQHIDARWKERLGSGALFVNDQFVTLIRRPARGKAGLAERAAKMWNRKGRKEIEADPKDVRALKAAVTGLVAALQAYGAAVLGDYEGSEGKANNELLELLSALYNGEMRPVRRPGEDTDIGQMLPYRRASFGLDAMELRGSGAPDFAAMLSLKEYPDATSPGLLDSLLRLPCEMVVSESYAPTERQTARERMDLALRRLRSADEEAAAERADMLAARDALGNGAVGFGDHHLTVLVRERDLARLDEATASCAAALADTGAIAVREDTNLEPAFWAQFPGNEQYIVRRAMISSANMAGFGSLHGMALGQAQGNHWGEAVTLLQTTSSTPFFFNFHSGDLGNFSVIGPSGSGKTVVMNFLAAQAQKFKPRTILFDKDRGGELFIRGIGGRYDRINAGEPTGFNPLALPDTPVNRAFLRDWLGVLLKGEGPEELATISQAVDAAYGNDPSLRRLRHFRELLSGARRPEAGDLADRLSAWIGEGEHGWLFDNADDRLDLTNRVLGFDMTALLENPKLRTPVMMYLFHRIEERLDGKPTMILIDEGWKALDDPVFAARIRDWLKTLRKRNALVGFATQSARDALESRISTALVEQTATMVFMPNSRARAEDYCDGFGLTSHELALIRSLPAHSRCFLVRQPDASVVVRLDLSGAPEVLTILSGRESSVRRLDLLRAAVGDDPAEWYPALTGHGWPGGNEATDDEMAQGDIPFRLAAE, encoded by the coding sequence ATGAGCAATTGGATCGGAGCTGCCGCCTGGAGCGCGAAGGAAGCCCGCGCCGGCGACCGCCTGCCCTATGCCCGCCTGATCGACGAGAGCACGGCCCTGCTGCGCGACGGATCGGTCATGACGGCGCTCCAGGTCCCGGGCCTTCTGTTCGAAACCGAGGACAGCGATGCGCTGAATGCCCACGCCGCCACGCGCGAGGTTGTTCTGCGGTCCACGCTCGATGCGCGGTTCGTCATGTATCATCATGTGGTCCGGCGGCGGGTCGAGGTCGAGCTGGATGCCGAATTCGACGATCCCCTCAGCCAGCACATCGACGCGCGGTGGAAGGAACGGCTGGGATCGGGGGCGCTGTTCGTCAACGACCAGTTCGTCACGCTCATCCGGCGGCCGGCGCGCGGCAAGGCTGGCCTTGCCGAACGTGCGGCCAAGATGTGGAACCGCAAGGGACGCAAGGAGATCGAGGCCGATCCCAAGGATGTCCGGGCACTCAAGGCCGCAGTAACCGGGCTTGTCGCGGCGCTGCAGGCTTACGGTGCGGCTGTGCTCGGCGATTATGAAGGGTCCGAGGGCAAGGCCAATAACGAACTGCTCGAACTGTTGAGCGCGCTCTATAACGGCGAGATGCGGCCGGTGCGCCGACCTGGCGAAGACACCGATATCGGCCAGATGCTTCCTTATCGCCGCGCCAGTTTTGGCCTCGATGCGATGGAACTGCGCGGATCGGGCGCGCCGGACTTCGCCGCAATGCTGAGCCTCAAGGAATATCCCGACGCCACTTCTCCCGGCCTGCTGGATTCCCTGCTGCGGCTGCCGTGCGAAATGGTCGTGTCGGAAAGCTATGCGCCGACCGAACGGCAAACCGCGCGTGAGCGAATGGATCTTGCCCTGCGCCGCCTGCGTTCGGCGGACGAAGAGGCTGCGGCGGAACGCGCCGACATGCTGGCCGCACGCGACGCCCTCGGCAACGGAGCGGTCGGGTTCGGTGACCATCATCTCACGGTGCTGGTGCGCGAACGCGATCTTGCCCGACTGGACGAGGCGACCGCGTCATGCGCGGCGGCCCTGGCCGATACCGGAGCGATCGCCGTGCGCGAGGATACCAACCTCGAACCGGCGTTCTGGGCCCAGTTCCCCGGGAACGAACAGTATATCGTGCGCCGGGCGATGATCTCTTCGGCCAATATGGCCGGCTTCGGGTCGCTCCACGGGATGGCGCTGGGCCAGGCGCAGGGCAACCACTGGGGCGAAGCGGTGACGCTGCTCCAGACCACCAGCTCTACGCCGTTCTTCTTCAACTTTCACAGCGGCGACCTGGGCAATTTTTCGGTCATCGGACCCTCGGGCTCGGGCAAGACGGTGGTGATGAACTTCCTCGCTGCCCAGGCGCAGAAATTCAAACCGCGCACGATCCTGTTCGACAAGGATCGCGGGGGCGAGCTTTTCATTCGCGGGATCGGTGGTCGTTACGACCGGATCAACGCCGGCGAACCGACCGGGTTCAACCCCCTTGCATTGCCCGATACGCCCGTAAATCGGGCCTTTCTGCGCGACTGGCTGGGCGTTCTGCTGAAAGGCGAAGGGCCGGAAGAACTGGCAACGATCAGCCAGGCGGTCGATGCGGCATACGGCAACGATCCATCGCTGCGCCGGTTGCGCCATTTCAGGGAATTGCTCTCGGGCGCGCGGCGCCCCGAGGCGGGCGATCTCGCCGACCGGCTTTCGGCCTGGATCGGGGAAGGGGAGCACGGCTGGCTGTTCGACAATGCCGATGACCGGCTGGATCTGACCAACCGAGTGCTCGGCTTCGACATGACCGCGCTGCTTGAAAATCCCAAGCTGCGCACGCCCGTGATGATGTACCTCTTCCACCGGATCGAGGAGCGGCTGGACGGCAAGCCGACCATGATCCTGATCGACGAGGGCTGGAAGGCGCTCGACGATCCGGTCTTTGCCGCGCGTATTCGCGACTGGCTCAAGACGCTCCGCAAACGCAACGCACTGGTCGGGTTCGCGACCCAGAGCGCGCGCGACGCGCTGGAGAGCCGCATTTCCACCGCATTGGTGGAGCAGACCGCGACAATGGTGTTCATGCCCAATTCGCGCGCACGGGCGGAGGATTATTGCGACGGGTTTGGCCTGACCAGTCACGAACTCGCCCTGATCCGCAGCTTGCCTGCCCACAGCCGGTGCTTCCTGGTGCGCCAGCCTGACGCGAGTGTGGTCGTACGGCTCGATCTTTCGGGCGCGCCGGAAGTGCTGACGATCCTTTCGGGACGCGAAAGCTCGGTCCGGCGGCTCGACCTGTTGCGGGCCGCGGTCGGGGACGATCCGGCGGAGTGGTATCCGGCCCTTACCGGGCACGGCTGGCCCGGCGGCAATGAGGCGACAGACGACGAGATGGCGCAAGGGGACATACCCTTCCGCCTCGCTGCCGAATGA
- a CDS encoding type IV secretion system protein VirB3, translated as MEHLVRHPVHRALTRPQMFAGVTYNYFIINAAVTTELFLITGSFLALPAALVIHGVGYFACLREPRVFDLWITKVSKCPRVKNFKRWGCNSYAA; from the coding sequence GTGGAACATCTCGTCCGCCATCCCGTCCATCGCGCGCTCACCCGGCCGCAGATGTTCGCGGGGGTGACGTACAATTATTTCATCATCAACGCGGCGGTGACGACGGAGCTGTTCCTGATCACGGGCAGCTTCCTCGCCTTGCCCGCCGCACTGGTGATCCACGGGGTTGGCTATTTCGCCTGCCTGCGTGAACCGCGCGTGTTCGATCTTTGGATCACGAAGGTCAGCAAGTGCCCGCGCGTGAAGAATTTCAAACGCTGGGGCTGCAACAGCTACGCGGCGTGA
- a CDS encoding TrbC/VirB2 family protein has protein sequence MRSFTRLAALPLFLSPTAALAQQVADPQGSGPIVAALGWLQGTLLGNVATAVAVMAVAAVGFLMLTGRMNWRFGATVIIGCFILFGAASIVAGIQQAAGG, from the coding sequence ATGCGATCGTTTACCCGTCTTGCTGCTCTGCCCCTGTTTCTGAGCCCTACCGCTGCGCTGGCGCAGCAGGTGGCCGATCCGCAAGGGTCCGGCCCGATCGTTGCCGCGCTCGGCTGGCTTCAGGGGACGCTGCTGGGCAATGTCGCCACCGCCGTCGCCGTGATGGCGGTCGCCGCGGTCGGGTTTCTGATGCTCACGGGGCGGATGAACTGGCGTTTCGGGGCCACGGTCATCATCGGGTGCTTCATTCTGTTTGGCGCAGCTTCGATCGTTGCCGGCATCCAGCAGGCCGCCGGGGGCTGA
- a CDS encoding lytic transglycosylase domain-containing protein, producing the protein MILKRSPLLAIAACLAWTASPVRADVMEIDAGKGARWIAGAPSAADSVDPTQIVANDGAELVELAADYPLPTRAVADPARHSAAIPSTYAAKVHELARRFDLSPALIEALVWQESRWRPDAVSPVGARGLAQLMPGTARELGVDPGDPFANLEGGARYLRAQIDRFDGDLEKALAAYNAGPGRVERARGIPNIRETKNYVAAIMGRLSNHSRED; encoded by the coding sequence ATGATTCTCAAGCGGTCGCCACTGCTCGCCATTGCGGCATGTCTAGCGTGGACGGCGAGCCCGGTTCGGGCCGACGTCATGGAAATCGATGCAGGCAAGGGTGCGCGCTGGATTGCCGGCGCGCCGAGCGCTGCCGATTCCGTCGATCCAACGCAGATTGTCGCCAATGATGGGGCCGAGCTGGTCGAGCTTGCGGCTGATTACCCCTTGCCTACCCGTGCAGTGGCCGATCCGGCGCGGCATTCCGCGGCGATCCCCAGCACTTATGCCGCCAAGGTTCACGAGCTGGCTCGCCGGTTCGATCTCAGCCCCGCATTGATAGAAGCCCTGGTGTGGCAGGAAAGCCGCTGGCGGCCCGACGCGGTGTCACCGGTAGGTGCGCGGGGCCTTGCCCAGCTCATGCCGGGGACCGCGCGCGAGCTGGGGGTCGACCCCGGCGATCCTTTCGCCAACCTCGAAGGCGGCGCGCGGTATCTGCGTGCGCAGATCGATCGTTTCGATGGCGACCTGGAAAAGGCGCTGGCGGCGTATAACGCCGGGCCGGGCCGGGTCGAGCGGGCCCGCGGTATCCCCAATATCCGCGAAACGAAAAACTACGTGGCGGCGATCATGGGCCGCCTTTCCAACCATTCCCGCGAGGATTGA
- a CDS encoding TonB-dependent receptor domain-containing protein — translation MSTGKQLAGLLLLTTALTFPGAALAQGTVGSPDTGADAASASENEAEPADQAGDVERPADEAEISIPGGGGEIIVTGRRTRDVTRSSTQVVSVLTSEQIARTGEGDIAGALGRVTGLSVQGQGFVYVRGLGDRYSLALLNGMPLPSPQPLSRVVPLDLFPTDVVASSFVQKTYSANFPGEFGGGVINLTTRAIPDESFIKISAGISGDEQTTFSTGNDYYGSDFDWFGFDDGTRDTPPALRDFFASGLRMSDLEVDQQAIAKQLGNPNLVVTQKVEELPVNWSAGLTAGTSFPIFGDGQFGVVATAGISNKWRNRSIISQTAINTDLDLSTDFRDFVTDNRMLVNGLLGFGLEVDDHRIRWTNLYIRDSLKQTRHSLGDDLLDGDTQFIQDTAWYERQLLDSQLVAELKFGDLDVDLRGGYAETRREAPYEYSFTYVRTNNENDPLGDLFINSLDRQRGSASVAFSQLKEELWYGGIDVGYALTDWLRLTAGYAYTDTDRYSERREFLFDADSGFEDAVGALRPDLLLGDAIIDYYDIGLIESTQSDPAFAAGLEIHAGYVQTRFNPIQGLTLDLGVRYEEATQQVNPVEVFAAPTNSGSSTLLENDYYLPAGTLTWELTDSLQARVSASKTIARPQFRELIFQTYYDPETGRQFNGNPFLIDSELTNYEGRLEYYFGQGNRVSIAGFYKEIENPIEIYSSFSDNVQVASFANAPSATLAGAELEFQYNYDLLDWGGWFETKRIVTVANYTYTDSQIDVAPDDVTLIFPGGERPATDYFRDGVPLTGQSDHLLNLQFGLEDLDRLQQFTMLFSYASERVTARGTSSLPDIVEDPGLRVDFVYRQELDLFRVPVELKLEARNIFGRDHYEFQSNGTNRIEINTYEVGQSFALSLSTEF, via the coding sequence ATGTCCACCGGCAAGCAGTTGGCGGGGCTGCTTTTGCTCACCACCGCTCTCACTTTCCCTGGTGCCGCTCTGGCGCAAGGCACCGTTGGCTCTCCCGATACGGGCGCCGACGCAGCTTCTGCATCAGAGAACGAGGCGGAGCCGGCCGACCAGGCCGGCGACGTCGAAAGGCCCGCGGACGAAGCGGAGATATCCATTCCCGGCGGTGGCGGCGAGATCATCGTCACGGGCCGCCGCACGCGCGACGTAACGCGCAGCTCGACCCAAGTCGTTTCGGTGCTCACCAGCGAACAGATCGCGCGCACCGGCGAAGGCGACATTGCGGGCGCCCTGGGCCGCGTGACCGGCCTTTCGGTACAGGGACAGGGCTTCGTGTATGTTCGCGGCCTGGGCGATCGCTATTCGCTCGCGCTGCTGAACGGGATGCCGCTCCCCAGCCCGCAGCCCCTGAGCCGCGTGGTACCGCTGGACCTCTTCCCGACCGACGTGGTCGCGTCCAGCTTCGTTCAGAAGACGTATTCCGCCAATTTCCCCGGCGAGTTCGGCGGCGGTGTCATCAACCTGACGACGCGCGCCATTCCCGATGAGAGCTTCATCAAGATCAGCGCCGGCATAAGCGGCGACGAGCAAACCACCTTTTCGACCGGAAACGACTACTACGGTTCCGATTTCGACTGGTTCGGGTTCGATGACGGCACCCGCGATACCCCGCCCGCCCTGCGCGATTTCTTCGCCAGCGGTCTGCGGATGAGCGATCTGGAGGTCGATCAGCAAGCGATCGCGAAACAGCTCGGCAATCCGAACCTGGTGGTGACGCAGAAGGTCGAAGAACTTCCGGTGAACTGGTCGGCAGGCCTCACCGCCGGCACGTCCTTCCCGATCTTCGGCGATGGGCAGTTCGGCGTCGTCGCCACCGCCGGCATCAGCAACAAGTGGCGCAACCGCTCGATCATCTCGCAGACCGCGATCAACACAGACCTCGACCTCAGCACCGATTTCCGCGATTTCGTGACCGACAACCGGATGCTGGTGAACGGACTGCTCGGCTTCGGGCTCGAAGTGGACGACCATCGCATCCGCTGGACCAACCTCTATATTCGCGACTCGTTGAAGCAGACGCGGCATTCGCTCGGCGACGATCTTCTCGATGGCGATACCCAGTTCATCCAGGATACCGCCTGGTACGAACGGCAGCTGCTCGACAGCCAGCTGGTCGCCGAATTGAAGTTCGGCGATCTCGATGTCGACTTGCGCGGCGGATACGCGGAGACGCGCCGTGAAGCGCCCTATGAATACAGCTTCACGTATGTCCGCACGAACAACGAGAACGACCCGCTGGGCGATCTGTTCATCAACTCGCTCGACCGGCAGCGGGGCAGCGCTTCGGTCGCGTTCTCCCAACTCAAGGAAGAACTGTGGTACGGCGGGATCGACGTCGGGTACGCCCTGACCGACTGGCTGCGCCTTACCGCGGGCTACGCCTATACCGATACCGATCGCTACTCCGAGCGCAGGGAATTCCTGTTCGATGCGGATTCCGGGTTCGAAGACGCCGTCGGCGCACTCCGCCCCGATCTTCTCCTCGGCGATGCGATCATCGATTACTACGACATCGGTCTGATCGAGAGCACGCAATCCGATCCAGCATTTGCGGCCGGGCTCGAAATTCATGCCGGATATGTGCAGACGCGCTTCAATCCGATCCAGGGTCTGACGCTCGATCTGGGCGTCAGGTACGAAGAGGCGACACAGCAGGTCAATCCGGTAGAAGTCTTTGCCGCGCCGACGAACTCGGGCAGTTCGACGCTGCTCGAAAACGATTACTATCTGCCGGCCGGCACGCTGACGTGGGAACTGACCGATTCGCTTCAGGCGCGGGTCAGCGCCTCGAAGACCATCGCCCGCCCGCAGTTTCGTGAGTTGATCTTCCAGACATATTACGACCCGGAAACCGGACGCCAGTTCAACGGCAATCCGTTCCTGATCGACAGCGAGCTGACGAACTACGAAGGGCGGCTCGAATACTACTTCGGCCAGGGCAACCGCGTTTCGATCGCCGGGTTCTACAAGGAAATCGAGAACCCAATCGAAATCTACTCATCGTTCTCCGACAACGTTCAGGTGGCCAGCTTCGCCAATGCGCCAAGCGCCACCCTGGCCGGGGCGGAGCTGGAGTTTCAGTACAACTACGACCTGCTCGATTGGGGTGGCTGGTTCGAAACCAAGCGGATCGTGACGGTGGCGAACTACACCTATACCGACTCCCAGATCGACGTTGCGCCAGACGACGTGACGCTGATCTTCCCGGGCGGCGAACGACCGGCGACAGACTATTTCCGCGACGGCGTGCCGCTGACGGGCCAGTCGGATCACCTGCTCAACCTCCAGTTCGGACTGGAAGATCTGGACCGACTGCAGCAGTTCACCATGCTGTTTTCCTACGCCAGCGAGCGGGTCACTGCCCGCGGCACCAGCTCGCTTCCCGATATCGTGGAAGATCCGGGGCTGCGGGTGGATTTCGTCTATCGGCAGGAACTGGACCTGTTCCGCGTTCCCGTCGAACTCAAGCTGGAAGCGCGCAATATCTTCGGGCGCGACCACTACGAATTCCAGTCCAACGGGACCAACCGCATCGAAATCAATACATACGAAGTCGGCCAGAGTTTCGCGCTGTCGCTATCGACCGAATTCTGA
- a CDS encoding response regulator transcription factor: protein MGVINIFLTADIADTIEELEHDGTRFVFARLYPDGPRQLLEGPMWAFIDWVMDDLAGLEMCRRLRADARTADAHVTMVLENDDIDDRRRALRAGADDYMIGPLDRRTVLDRVLALQSHQQRRHSAQRLEVGELAIDMAALQARWAGRPIQLRPNEFRLLRFFAENPNQVLSRAELIAGLGKLEPPIDERTVDVWVGRLRRALRTAGADSPLRTVRSLGYVYDVV from the coding sequence GTGGGCGTCATCAACATATTTCTAACGGCTGACATTGCCGACACGATCGAGGAACTGGAGCACGACGGGACACGCTTCGTGTTCGCGCGGCTGTATCCCGACGGGCCGCGCCAGCTTCTGGAAGGTCCGATGTGGGCCTTCATCGACTGGGTGATGGACGATCTTGCCGGGCTGGAGATGTGTCGTCGCCTTCGCGCCGATGCTCGCACGGCCGATGCGCATGTCACGATGGTGCTCGAAAACGACGATATCGACGATCGGCGACGCGCGTTGCGGGCGGGGGCGGACGATTACATGATTGGTCCGCTGGATCGCCGTACCGTGCTGGATCGTGTGCTGGCCCTGCAATCGCATCAGCAGCGACGCCATTCGGCGCAGCGGCTGGAAGTCGGGGAACTGGCGATCGACATGGCTGCGCTGCAAGCTCGCTGGGCCGGGCGCCCGATCCAGTTGCGGCCCAACGAATTTCGCCTGCTGCGCTTCTTCGCCGAAAACCCCAACCAGGTTCTGTCACGGGCCGAACTGATTGCGGGGCTGGGCAAACTGGAACCGCCGATCGACGAGCGGACTGTCGACGTGTGGGTCGGCCGCTTGCGCCGCGCGCTCCGCACGGCGGGCGCGGACAGTCCGCTGCGCACCGTTCGATCGCTGGGCTACGTTTACGACGTCGTCTGA